A DNA window from Paraclostridium bifermentans contains the following coding sequences:
- a CDS encoding pyridoxal phosphate-dependent aminotransferase: protein MYFSNRVISMQSSPIRKLVPYATAAKEKGIKVYHLNIGQPDIKTPKGFFDAVNTFNSDVLEYAVSQGLPELIDAMIDYYATYDMNFEKDEILITNGGSEALLFSMMAICDPGDNILVPEPFYTNYNGFSSCVNVFVKPITTHPENGFHLPNKEEICSKIDKNTKAILISNPGNPTGTVYTKEEVHMLADIAKENNLWIIADEVYREFVYDNLDYISFGNIEEIKDRVIIVDSVSKRYSACGARIGSLACKNKEFIAQVLKLCQGRLCVSTLDQVGSIELYKTPNTYFKKVNEEYEKRRDVLYSELMKVEGVICKKPTGAFYILAKLPIENAEDFVIWMLNEFDVDGETVMACPAEGFYGTEGLGKSEIRLAYILNEHDLRKAANILKEGLEKYMEVKNDLATNN from the coding sequence ATGTACTTTTCTAATAGAGTTATTTCTATGCAATCTTCACCTATAAGAAAGTTAGTTCCTTATGCAACAGCTGCTAAGGAAAAGGGAATAAAGGTTTATCATCTAAACATAGGTCAACCTGATATAAAAACACCTAAAGGTTTTTTTGATGCTGTCAATACTTTCAATAGCGATGTTTTAGAGTATGCTGTATCTCAAGGTTTGCCTGAGTTAATAGATGCAATGATTGATTATTATGCTACATATGACATGAATTTTGAAAAAGATGAAATACTTATAACTAATGGTGGTAGTGAGGCTTTATTATTTTCCATGATGGCTATTTGTGATCCTGGTGACAACATTTTAGTTCCTGAGCCATTTTATACAAACTACAATGGTTTTAGCTCTTGTGTAAACGTTTTTGTAAAACCTATAACTACGCATCCAGAAAATGGATTCCATCTTCCAAACAAAGAAGAAATTTGTTCTAAGATTGATAAAAACACTAAAGCAATACTTATATCAAATCCAGGAAATCCAACTGGAACTGTTTATACAAAAGAAGAAGTTCATATGTTAGCTGATATAGCAAAAGAAAATAACTTATGGATAATCGCTGATGAAGTTTATAGAGAATTTGTTTATGATAACTTAGATTATATAAGCTTCGGAAATATAGAAGAAATAAAAGATAGAGTAATAATAGTTGACAGCGTATCAAAAAGATATAGTGCATGTGGAGCAAGAATAGGGTCTTTAGCTTGTAAAAATAAAGAGTTCATTGCTCAGGTTTTAAAATTATGTCAAGGAAGATTGTGTGTATCTACTCTTGATCAAGTAGGATCTATAGAATTGTACAAAACTCCTAATACTTATTTTAAAAAAGTTAATGAAGAATATGAAAAAAGAAGAGATGTTTTATATAGTGAATTAATGAAAGTTGAAGGAGTAATATGCAAAAAGCCAACAGGTGCATTTTATATACTTGCTAAATTACCAATAGAAAATGCAGAAGATTTTGTAATCTGGATGCTAAATGAATTTGATGTAGATGGAGAAACTGTTATGGCTTGCCCTGCTGAAGGCTTCTATGGAACTGAAGGCTTAGGTAAAAGCGAAATAAGACTTGCTTATATATTAAATGAACATGATTTAAGGAAAGCTGCAAATATTTTAAAAGAAGGTCTTGAAAAATATATGGAAGTTAAAAATGATTTAGCAACTAATAACTAA
- a CDS encoding PTS sugar transporter subunit IIC, which yields MMQIITSTALLLVVLALFTLFSYKAPHGMKAMGALASAACASFLVEAFHASLFGQQFGISFLEQVGAANGSLGGVAAGILVPLALGVSPVYAVLVGLTVSGFGILPGFVAGYLISFVVKFLEEKTPAGLDLIVIILVAAPLSRAIAMFMNPIVNDTLMQIGQALTAASTSSPIFMGIILGGLITVVATAPLSSMALTSIIGLTGLPMAIGALAVFGSSFMNFVFFSRMKFGDKKDTIAVAIEPLTQSDIISANPIPVFTTNFIGGALSGVVVALISTYVAPLAISVPGMATPIAGFAVAVGQNGTPALMAAAGCIVVSIFAGFLGHTIFKNYKIVTADIIRGNGNDEDTAA from the coding sequence ATGATGCAAATTATAACGAGTACGGCACTATTATTAGTTGTACTGGCATTATTCACTTTATTCAGTTACAAAGCACCTCACGGTATGAAAGCTATGGGTGCACTAGCAAGTGCTGCTTGCGCAAGTTTCTTAGTTGAAGCATTCCACGCTTCATTATTTGGACAACAATTTGGAATCTCTTTCTTAGAGCAAGTTGGAGCTGCAAACGGTAGTTTAGGAGGAGTTGCTGCTGGTATATTAGTACCATTAGCTTTAGGAGTATCTCCAGTTTATGCAGTTTTAGTTGGTTTAACAGTTTCAGGATTCGGAATACTTCCAGGATTCGTTGCAGGATACTTAATATCATTCGTTGTTAAGTTCTTAGAGGAAAAAACTCCTGCTGGTCTTGACTTAATAGTTATAATATTAGTTGCTGCTCCATTATCAAGAGCAATAGCTATGTTTATGAACCCAATAGTTAATGATACATTAATGCAAATAGGACAAGCTTTAACAGCTGCTTCTACATCTTCTCCAATATTCATGGGTATAATACTTGGAGGATTAATAACAGTTGTTGCTACTGCTCCATTATCATCAATGGCATTAACATCTATAATAGGTTTAACTGGTCTTCCAATGGCAATAGGTGCATTAGCAGTATTTGGTTCTTCTTTCATGAACTTTGTATTCTTCTCTAGAATGAAGTTTGGTGATAAGAAAGATACTATAGCTGTTGCTATAGAGCCATTAACTCAATCAGATATAATATCTGCAAACCCAATACCAGTATTCACTACTAACTTTATAGGTGGAGCATTATCAGGTGTTGTAGTTGCTTTAATAAGTACTTACGTTGCACCTCTTGCAATAAGTGTTCCAGGTATGGCTACTCCAATAGCTGGTTTCGCTGTAGCAGTTGGACAAAACGGAACTCCTGCTTTAATGGCTGCTGCTGGATGTATAGTAGTAAGTATATTCGCTGGATTCTTAGGACATACAATATTCAAGAACTACAAAATAGTTACTGCTGATATAATACGTGGTAACGGAAATGACGAAGATACTGCTGCTTAG
- a CDS encoding sulfate/molybdate ABC transporter ATP-binding protein, protein MSLYVNIEKTLKNYKLRVFIEKTNKTTGLLGESGCGKSMTLKCIAGLENPDKGRITLNGKVLYDSEKNINLKPQERNVGFVFQNYALFPHMTVYENIEIGLKNIDKKNKNLICNKYIEDFNLEKVKNNLPNQLSGGQQQRVALARALAKEPDILLLDEPLSALDYHLRGEIEENLRVILNRYKGSTIFVTHNINEAYRVCEDIVVYDEGVGVVTRNKYELFNNPKSIKEAKLTGFKNISRFKFINDNLIYAIDWNLNIAIDNANQYKNLQYLCIREYDIKISDNRRSDEIYMEVINITENPFDFTIVIKNEKFSNAAVIYMNIKKHDINTIIGDSIKVIFNKEKICFF, encoded by the coding sequence ATGTCTTTATATGTGAATATAGAAAAAACTTTAAAAAATTATAAGTTAAGGGTATTTATAGAAAAAACAAATAAAACTACAGGATTATTAGGGGAGTCTGGGTGCGGCAAAAGCATGACTTTGAAATGCATCGCAGGACTTGAAAATCCAGATAAAGGTAGAATTACTTTGAATGGTAAAGTTTTATATGATTCAGAGAAAAATATAAATTTAAAACCTCAAGAAAGAAATGTGGGCTTTGTATTTCAAAACTATGCATTATTTCCTCACATGACTGTATATGAAAATATAGAAATAGGATTAAAAAATATAGATAAAAAAAACAAAAATTTAATTTGTAATAAATACATAGAAGATTTTAATTTAGAAAAAGTAAAAAATAATTTACCAAATCAACTATCAGGAGGGCAGCAACAACGAGTAGCACTGGCAAGAGCTTTAGCAAAAGAACCAGATATATTACTTTTAGATGAACCATTATCAGCGTTAGATTACCATTTAAGAGGTGAAATTGAAGAAAACTTAAGAGTTATACTGAACAGATATAAGGGGAGCACAATATTTGTAACACATAATATAAATGAAGCTTACAGAGTATGTGAGGATATAGTTGTATATGATGAAGGTGTTGGAGTAGTAACAAGAAATAAATATGAATTATTCAATAATCCGAAATCTATAAAAGAAGCAAAATTAACAGGGTTTAAAAATATATCAAGATTTAAATTTATAAATGATAATTTGATTTATGCAATAGATTGGAATTTAAATATTGCTATAGACAATGCAAACCAATATAAAAATTTACAATATTTATGTATACGTGAATATGATATAAAAATTAGTGATAATAGAAGGAGTGATGAGATTTATATGGAAGTTATAAATATTACAGAAAATCCTTTTGACTTTACTATTGTAATAAAAAATGAGAAGTTTAGTAATGCAGCTGTTATTTATATGAATATTAAGAAACATGATATAAATACAATTATAGGTGACTCGATAAAAGTGATTTTTAATAAAGAAAAAATCTGCTTTTTTTAG
- a CDS encoding MarR family winged helix-turn-helix transcriptional regulator gives MNEIIKEIIDFVSKTFPKIHASLYLESLKEYAANINVNRTQLRALVFINNNGEITMTDLCEKLNIEKGSLTTMVDDLTKKGYLTRTRDSRDRRKYILNLTTSGEEIAKDFLEALGTRLESRFLELNEEDRNKFMDSIKNLEEILIKES, from the coding sequence ATGAATGAAATAATAAAAGAAATTATAGACTTCGTATCAAAAACTTTTCCTAAGATACATGCTAGTCTATATTTAGAGTCTTTAAAAGAGTATGCCGCAAATATAAATGTAAACAGAACACAATTAAGAGCACTTGTATTCATAAATAATAATGGGGAAATAACGATGACGGACTTATGCGAAAAATTAAATATAGAAAAAGGAAGTCTTACTACTATGGTAGATGACTTAACTAAAAAGGGATACTTAACTAGAACAAGAGATTCAAGAGACAGAAGAAAATATATATTAAACTTAACAACTTCAGGTGAAGAGATAGCTAAAGACTTTTTAGAAGCATTAGGAACTAGATTAGAATCAAGATTCTTGGAATTAAATGAAGAAGATCGTAATAAATTTATGGATTCTATAAAAAACTTAGAAGAAATACTTATAAAAGAAAGCTAG
- a CDS encoding DegV family protein, with protein MNNLKIVCDSLSDISKELRDRYDIEMVPLTVRFDDKEYRDGIDLEPKEFYDMLRDGKMPQTSQATYSQFKSVFDKFVNEGREILYISGSSRATGTYQSAIMAKNDTNGKIYIFDTMNFSYGCGMQVVKAAQMARDGDSIDNILNQLEYMKENMYVVFSVDDLKYLQRGGRISSSKAVIGNMLGIKPILEVKDGLVMPVAQVRGKKHVFSKMVDMTKEYCGEGKEIAIGHGDCNQDMSKLKDLATLELNPNGISIVDVGSCVGAHAGPGILSIFCVR; from the coding sequence ATGAATAATTTAAAGATAGTATGTGATAGTTTATCTGATATATCAAAAGAGTTAAGGGATAGGTATGATATCGAAATGGTTCCGTTGACGGTTAGATTTGATGATAAAGAATATAGAGATGGTATAGATTTAGAGCCTAAAGAATTTTATGATATGTTGAGAGATGGAAAAATGCCTCAAACATCACAAGCTACATACTCTCAATTTAAATCTGTATTTGATAAATTTGTAAATGAAGGTAGAGAAATTTTATACATATCAGGATCATCTAGGGCTACAGGGACATATCAAAGTGCAATAATGGCAAAAAATGATACGAATGGTAAAATATATATTTTTGATACTATGAATTTTTCATATGGCTGCGGGATGCAAGTTGTTAAAGCTGCACAAATGGCTAGAGACGGTGATAGTATAGATAATATTTTAAATCAATTAGAATATATGAAAGAGAATATGTATGTAGTATTTTCTGTAGATGACTTAAAATACTTGCAAAGAGGTGGTAGGATATCATCATCTAAGGCTGTTATAGGAAATATGTTAGGGATAAAGCCTATATTAGAAGTTAAAGATGGGTTAGTAATGCCAGTAGCGCAAGTAAGAGGAAAGAAACATGTATTTTCTAAGATGGTAGATATGACTAAAGAATATTGTGGGGAAGGAAAAGAAATTGCTATAGGACATGGTGATTGTAATCAGGATATGAGTAAATTAAAGGATCTTGCAACTTTGGAGTTAAATCCTAATGGAATTTCAATAGTAGATGTAGGATCTTGTGTAGGTGCTCATGCAGGTCCAGGGATTTTAAGTATATTTTGTGTTAGATAG
- a CDS encoding exodeoxyribonuclease III gives MKFISWNVNGLRACVTKGFMEFFKEIDADIFCLQETKLQEGQIDLDLEGYYDYWNYAQKKGYSGTAVFSKNKALDVKYGIGIEEHDNEGRVITLEFEDFYFVTVYTPNSQQGLKRLEYRMKWEDDFRDYLNRLDEIKPVIMCGDLNVAHTEIDLKNPKTNRKNAGFTDDERNKFTDFLNSGFIDTYRFFNPDKEGVYSWWSYRFNARNNNAGWRIDYFCASDKLKDRLVSADIHTEILGSDHCPVELVIK, from the coding sequence ATGAAATTTATATCTTGGAATGTAAACGGCCTGAGAGCTTGTGTAACTAAAGGCTTTATGGAATTTTTTAAAGAAATAGATGCAGATATATTTTGTTTGCAAGAAACAAAACTTCAAGAAGGTCAAATTGATTTAGATCTTGAAGGATATTACGATTACTGGAATTATGCTCAAAAGAAAGGTTATTCAGGGACTGCTGTATTTTCAAAAAATAAGGCATTAGATGTTAAGTATGGAATAGGAATAGAAGAGCATGATAATGAAGGAAGAGTTATAACATTAGAATTTGAAGATTTTTACTTTGTGACAGTATATACTCCAAATTCACAACAGGGTTTAAAAAGACTTGAATATAGAATGAAGTGGGAAGATGATTTTAGAGATTATTTAAATAGGTTAGATGAGATAAAACCTGTTATAATGTGTGGGGATTTAAATGTAGCTCATACAGAGATAGATTTGAAAAATCCTAAGACAAATAGAAAAAATGCTGGATTTACAGATGATGAAAGAAATAAATTCACAGATTTTTTAAATTCAGGATTTATAGATACTTATAGATTCTTTAATCCAGATAAAGAAGGCGTATACAGCTGGTGGTCATATAGATTTAATGCTAGAAACAATAATGCTGGATGGAGAATTGATTATTTCTGTGCATCTGATAAGTTAAAAGATAGACTGGTATCAGCAGACATTCATACTGAAATACTAGGTTCTGATCATTGTCCAGTTGAGTTAGTGATAAAATAA
- a CDS encoding xanthine phosphoribosyltransferase, which yields MEKLKEKILTEGRISGNDILKVDSFLNHQLDVAFLNEIGKEFSKRFEGKKIDKILTIEASGIAIASIASQHFGNVPVVFAKKVESKNLDKDVYESEVYSFTKAKNYTIRVSKRYLNKGENILVLDDFLANGRAAIGLSELVDQAQANLVGVGIVIEKGFQDGAKLLDEKNINLQSLVVLDSIENGKIKFK from the coding sequence ATGGAAAAGTTAAAAGAAAAAATATTAACTGAAGGAAGAATTTCAGGTAATGATATATTAAAAGTAGATAGTTTTTTAAATCATCAATTAGATGTAGCATTTTTAAATGAAATAGGAAAAGAATTTTCAAAAAGATTTGAAGGTAAAAAAATAGATAAAATACTTACAATAGAAGCTTCAGGTATAGCTATAGCATCTATAGCATCCCAACATTTTGGAAATGTACCTGTGGTATTCGCAAAAAAAGTTGAATCTAAAAATTTGGATAAGGATGTTTATGAATCTGAAGTATATTCATTTACTAAAGCTAAAAATTATACAATAAGAGTTTCAAAAAGGTATTTAAATAAAGGTGAAAATATATTAGTTCTAGATGATTTTCTAGCAAACGGAAGAGCTGCAATAGGTTTAAGTGAATTAGTTGATCAAGCTCAAGCTAACTTGGTTGGAGTTGGAATAGTTATAGAAAAAGGATTCCAAGATGGAGCTAAACTTTTAGATGAAAAAAATATAAATTTACAATCATTAGTAGTTTTAGATTCAATAGAAAATGGTAAAATAAAGTTTAAATAA
- a CDS encoding galactose-1-phosphate uridylyltransferase has translation MSDLRVDLFSGDVIIFAPDRTGRPTDMKKIEDEKELANIYEEKCPFCRGNEELSAGTTFQIKGDSGWICKSIYNKYPIIEEGAIGISGIHEVIIDTYRHNGSFYNMSEIEFKNMFLAYQNRYKEYIENKDTVYISIFKNFLKKAGASLAHPHSQIISMSLVPKYIKNEVEILKEYYESKKESLYEKVINEEISLNERVVHNGEKFLVLIPYASMYNNEVRIICKDSSKFENLSEVNLNELAYIFKKVFEKIYIECGYMPFNLCMHAHPKGLENDNLFHLHFHVIPRKYNFGGFEVSNGIYVSSTKPQDFAKKIKFK, from the coding sequence TTGAGTGATTTAAGGGTAGATTTATTTAGTGGAGATGTAATTATATTTGCTCCTGATAGAACAGGTAGACCGACTGATATGAAAAAAATTGAAGATGAAAAAGAATTAGCTAACATTTATGAAGAGAAGTGCCCATTTTGTAGAGGGAATGAAGAACTTTCAGCAGGAACTACTTTTCAAATAAAGGGTGATTCTGGATGGATATGTAAATCTATTTATAATAAATATCCAATAATAGAAGAAGGGGCAATAGGAATAAGTGGAATTCATGAAGTTATTATAGATACATACAGACACAATGGTTCTTTTTATAATATGAGTGAAATTGAATTTAAAAATATGTTTCTCGCATACCAAAATAGGTATAAAGAGTATATAGAAAATAAAGACACTGTATATATTAGTATATTTAAGAACTTTCTTAAGAAGGCTGGAGCATCTTTAGCTCATCCTCATTCACAAATTATTTCTATGTCTTTAGTACCTAAATATATAAAAAATGAAGTAGAGATACTAAAAGAGTACTATGAAAGTAAAAAAGAAAGTTTGTATGAGAAAGTAATAAATGAAGAAATAAGTTTAAATGAAAGAGTTGTGCATAACGGAGAAAAGTTTTTGGTGTTAATTCCATATGCATCCATGTATAACAATGAAGTTAGAATAATATGTAAAGATAGTTCTAAGTTTGAAAACTTAAGTGAAGTAAACTTAAATGAACTTGCCTATATATTTAAAAAAGTATTTGAAAAAATATACATTGAATGTGGATATATGCCTTTTAATTTATGTATGCATGCGCATCCAAAGGGATTAGAAAATGATAATTTATTTCATTTGCATTTCCATGTAATTCCTAGAAAATATAACTTTGGGGGATTTGAAGTAAGTAATGGAATATATGTATCTTCAACTAAGCCACAAGACTTTGCAAAAAAAATAAAATTTAAGTAG
- the modB gene encoding molybdate ABC transporter permease subunit — protein MDISPLIISIKTSLVATLITFILGISISYKIFWYKGRYESLIDTILTLPLVLPPTVVGFFILIAIGKNGPVGMILKTIDINLIFTWTATVISAVIVSFPIMYRSLKSSFEQIDNNMIFAAKTLGLSEKEIFMKIMLPISYPGVIGAVILSFARAIGEFGATLMIAGNIPGKTQTIPIAIFFAVESGDMNKAMIWVMIIIGISAIVITISNFISKSRDKKFGKGN, from the coding sequence ATGGATATTTCGCCTTTAATTATATCTATCAAAACATCACTTGTGGCAACTTTAATAACCTTTATTTTAGGTATTAGTATATCTTATAAAATATTTTGGTATAAAGGAAGATATGAAAGTTTGATAGATACTATACTAACTTTACCACTTGTATTACCTCCCACAGTAGTAGGATTTTTTATATTAATTGCAATAGGAAAAAATGGACCTGTGGGAATGATACTTAAAACAATAGATATAAATCTCATATTCACATGGACAGCTACTGTAATTTCAGCTGTAATCGTATCTTTTCCTATAATGTATAGAAGTTTAAAAAGTTCATTTGAGCAAATAGACAATAACATGATATTTGCAGCAAAGACGTTAGGGCTTAGTGAAAAGGAAATATTTATGAAAATAATGTTACCAATATCATACCCTGGGGTAATCGGAGCTGTAATTTTATCATTTGCAAGAGCCATTGGAGAGTTCGGAGCGACACTTATGATTGCTGGCAATATACCTGGAAAAACTCAAACTATCCCTATTGCAATATTTTTTGCAGTTGAAAGTGGTGATATGAATAAAGCTATGATTTGGGTTATGATTATCATTGGAATTTCAGCGATTGTAATAACTATATCAAATTTTATATCTAAATCTAGAGATAAAAAATTTGGGAAAGGGAATTAA
- a CDS encoding polysaccharide deacetylase family protein, whose translation MKKNNNIFSSSNKNKKRAKLNVKRAFLLMVVCVVIFGSFNKVKAYVDETIKEKQEEKVAEEKRLAAEEQKRKEEEEAKKKIIGVKHGAESYSYSAEKVAEKLKSGDYSNNGEKIVFLTFDDGTSTTVTPEILKTLKDEDVKATFFVTGSNIERGGKKAEDLLKQELEEGHAIANHSYSHDYGILYPNRTLDLEAFKGDFKKTDDILKRVLGPYFSTEVIRCPGGHMSWKGMEPLDEYMAANSMAAIDWNALSGDAEGKKKSPEELYNYAVKTSEGKEMVVILMHDTYGKENTAKALPQLIKYYKDNGYQFKVLV comes from the coding sequence ATGAAAAAAAATAACAATATTTTTTCTAGCTCTAATAAAAATAAGAAACGGGCAAAACTAAATGTTAAAAGAGCATTTTTACTAATGGTAGTATGTGTAGTTATATTTGGTTCTTTTAATAAAGTTAAAGCCTATGTGGATGAAACAATAAAAGAAAAACAAGAAGAAAAAGTTGCAGAGGAGAAAAGACTTGCAGCAGAAGAACAAAAACGTAAAGAAGAAGAAGAAGCTAAAAAGAAAATAATCGGAGTTAAGCATGGAGCAGAAAGTTACAGCTACAGTGCTGAAAAAGTTGCAGAGAAATTAAAAAGCGGAGACTATTCAAATAATGGAGAAAAGATAGTATTTTTAACTTTTGATGATGGAACATCAACTACAGTTACTCCAGAGATATTAAAAACATTAAAAGATGAAGATGTTAAAGCTACATTTTTTGTAACAGGATCTAATATAGAGCGTGGTGGAAAGAAAGCTGAAGATTTACTAAAGCAAGAGCTTGAAGAAGGACATGCAATAGCAAATCACTCATATAGCCATGATTATGGTATATTATACCCAAATAGAACATTAGACTTAGAAGCTTTCAAAGGTGACTTTAAAAAGACTGATGATATATTAAAAAGAGTTTTAGGACCTTACTTCTCAACAGAAGTTATAAGATGTCCAGGTGGACATATGTCATGGAAAGGTATGGAACCTTTAGATGAATATATGGCTGCTAACAGTATGGCTGCAATAGATTGGAATGCCTTAAGTGGAGATGCTGAAGGTAAAAAGAAATCACCTGAAGAATTATACAACTATGCAGTAAAAACTTCAGAGGGAAAAGAAATGGTAGTTATTTTAATGCATGATACTTATGGTAAAGAAAATACTGCAAAAGCTCTTCCGCAATTAATAAAATACTATAAAGATAATGGATATCAATTTAAAGTATTAGTATAG
- a CDS encoding NAD(P)-dependent oxidoreductase, protein MLDLNLEANRCLICKNARCKSACPISTDIPTVINLYKEGKIKEAGELLFNNNPLSAVCAIVCPHEDQCAGNCIRGINGEPIQFYKIEEEISKNYLKDADFSNISKNEKNIAIVGSGPAGLTVAFELAKKGYNITVFEKNEQLGGILRYGIPEFRLPREIIDNLINILKNMGVKFKINATVGPILTLDKLLEDGYDSIFIGTGVWNPRRLEIKGESLGHVHYAIDYLRSPKNYDLGNKVVVIGAGNVAMDAARSAKHYGSKDVFVAYRRDFDNMTATKAEIHEAIEEGVEFMTYKAPIKIVNEGIILADTKKVVNEDGTTSLITVEGSEKLLECDSILVAVSQVPRNTIVSNNKGLDVNNRGLIMTDNSGHTTRDGVFACGDVTHGAKTVIEAVVAAKIVAQSIDEYLK, encoded by the coding sequence TTGTTAGATTTAAATTTAGAAGCTAATAGATGTTTAATTTGTAAAAATGCTAGATGTAAAAGTGCTTGTCCTATAAGTACAGATATACCTACTGTAATAAATTTATATAAAGAAGGTAAGATAAAAGAAGCTGGTGAACTTCTATTTAATAATAATCCGCTTTCTGCTGTTTGTGCAATTGTTTGCCCGCATGAAGATCAGTGTGCTGGTAATTGTATAAGAGGAATTAACGGAGAACCAATTCAGTTTTATAAAATAGAAGAAGAAATTTCTAAAAATTATTTAAAAGATGCTGATTTCTCTAATATAAGCAAAAACGAAAAAAACATTGCTATAGTTGGATCTGGCCCTGCTGGTCTTACAGTTGCATTTGAGTTGGCAAAAAAAGGCTATAATATAACTGTGTTTGAGAAAAATGAGCAGCTTGGAGGAATTCTTAGATACGGTATACCTGAATTTAGGCTTCCAAGAGAAATAATTGATAATTTAATCAATATACTAAAAAATATGGGAGTTAAGTTTAAAATCAACGCTACAGTTGGTCCTATACTTACATTAGACAAGTTACTTGAAGATGGATATGATTCTATATTTATAGGTACTGGAGTTTGGAATCCAAGAAGATTAGAAATAAAAGGAGAAAGCTTAGGTCATGTACACTATGCTATCGATTACCTACGTTCTCCTAAGAATTACGACTTAGGAAATAAGGTTGTTGTTATAGGTGCTGGTAATGTTGCTATGGATGCTGCTAGAAGTGCTAAACATTATGGTTCAAAAGATGTTTTTGTAGCATATAGACGTGACTTTGATAATATGACAGCAACTAAAGCTGAAATTCACGAAGCTATTGAAGAGGGTGTAGAGTTTATGACTTATAAAGCTCCTATAAAAATAGTTAATGAAGGTATAATTTTAGCTGATACTAAAAAAGTAGTTAATGAAGATGGAACTACTTCTTTAATTACTGTAGAAGGTAGCGAAAAGTTATTAGAATGTGATTCTATACTAGTTGCAGTTAGCCAAGTTCCTAGAAATACTATTGTTTCTAATAACAAAGGCTTAGACGTTAATAATAGAGGACTTATTATGACAGATAATAGCGGGCATACTACTCGCGATGGAGTATTTGCTTGTGGAGATGTTACTCATGGTGCTAAAACGGTTATAGAAGCTGTTGTTGCTGCTAAAATTGTTGCTCAATCCATAGATGAATATTTAAAGTAA
- a CDS encoding NAD-dependent protein deacylase, which produces MSEKIENLTQILKESNNIVFFGGAGVSTASNIPDFRSSNGLFNEKLNITLTPEQLVSHTFYLKYTKEFFNFYKKKLIYPDAKPNNAHIALAQLEKMGKLKAVITQNIDGLHQMAGSKNVFELHGSVHRNYCVNCNEFYDSNFILNSKDIPTCTKCGHTVKPDVVLYEEGLDDYIIKESINAISKADTLIIGGTSLVVYPAAGLIDFFKGKNLILINKSTTPADNKADLVINDSIDIVLFNALNKI; this is translated from the coding sequence ATGTCAGAAAAAATAGAAAATCTAACTCAGATTTTAAAGGAAAGTAATAATATAGTATTCTTTGGTGGAGCTGGAGTATCAACAGCGTCTAATATACCTGACTTTAGAAGTTCCAACGGATTATTTAATGAGAAATTAAATATTACTTTAACTCCAGAGCAATTAGTTTCTCATACTTTTTATTTAAAATATACTAAGGAATTTTTTAATTTTTATAAGAAAAAACTTATATATCCTGATGCAAAACCTAATAATGCTCACATTGCTTTGGCTCAACTTGAAAAGATGGGTAAACTTAAAGCTGTAATTACTCAAAATATCGATGGGCTCCATCAAATGGCAGGTAGCAAAAATGTATTTGAACTTCATGGGTCTGTACATAGAAATTACTGTGTTAATTGTAATGAGTTTTATGACTCTAATTTCATTCTTAATTCAAAGGATATCCCAACTTGCACTAAATGTGGACATACAGTTAAACCTGATGTAGTTCTTTATGAAGAAGGTTTAGATGATTATATAATAAAAGAATCCATTAATGCTATATCTAAAGCTGATACTTTAATTATCGGAGGCACATCACTTGTAGTGTATCCTGCAGCAGGACTTATAGACTTTTTTAAAGGGAAGAATTTAATCCTTATAAATAAAAGTACTACTCCTGCTGATAATAAAGCTGATTTAGTTATAAATGATAGTATTGATATAGTATTATTTAATGCCTTAAATAAAATTTAA